The proteins below come from a single Rhodothermales bacterium genomic window:
- a CDS encoding DUF2520 domain-containing protein translates to MTESKHDLSPVVVVGAGAAGSVLARALHDIGIRVSHVISRTPESARRLADAVGADTASDRLVDVGEMPKLLVLSVPDDQIPVMARRLANIDLEWEGCTAMHMAGALSSAVLKPLQDRGAETMSFHPMISLHVDSPADVLKGAWINIEGARNATVVGQSMADQVGAGGHIVSARDKAVIHVVASLASNYVVTLLSLAVDLLGSTGVDPSEYDVLLRPLLSGTISNVDFQDPGEALTGPISRGDQQTVRAHLDILLHLQPELIPVVSSLAAETVRLALQHGRITDIVASELLNLVEEAVDSTLSRD, encoded by the coding sequence CGGCATTCGCGTCAGTCACGTCATTAGCCGGACGCCAGAGTCGGCACGTCGACTCGCAGATGCTGTAGGCGCCGACACGGCCTCGGATCGTCTTGTCGATGTAGGCGAAATGCCGAAGCTGCTGGTTCTCTCGGTTCCGGATGATCAGATCCCGGTGATGGCTCGGAGACTGGCGAACATCGATCTGGAGTGGGAGGGATGCACGGCGATGCACATGGCGGGCGCGCTATCGTCGGCGGTGCTCAAGCCGCTGCAGGATCGAGGAGCAGAGACGATGAGCTTCCATCCGATGATCTCGCTTCATGTGGACTCGCCAGCGGATGTTCTGAAGGGCGCGTGGATCAACATTGAGGGCGCACGGAATGCGACGGTCGTCGGGCAGTCGATGGCAGATCAAGTTGGCGCCGGCGGGCACATCGTAAGCGCCCGAGACAAAGCAGTGATTCATGTGGTCGCATCACTCGCATCGAATTACGTTGTCACTCTGTTGTCTCTCGCGGTCGACCTGCTCGGATCAACGGGCGTTGACCCGTCCGAGTACGACGTGCTGCTCAGGCCGCTTCTGTCTGGAACGATCTCGAACGTTGACTTTCAAGATCCGGGAGAAGCATTGACGGGTCCGATATCACGTGGCGATCAACAGACAGTAAGGGCACATCTGGACATCCTTCTTCATCTCCAGCCGGAGTTGATTCCTGTCGTCTCGAGTCTTGCTGCGGAAACGGTGCGTCTGGCTCTTCAGCACGGCAGAATCACAGATATTGTCGCGTCTGAACTCCTGAATCTCGTTGAAGAAGCGGTTGATTCGACGCTTTCCAGGGACTGA